Proteins encoded in a region of the Ancylobacter sp. SL191 genome:
- the gpt gene encoding xanthine phosphoribosyltransferase produces the protein MSDDRQNKAFPVSWDQFHRDARALAWRLAAAGPFVGIVCITRGGLVPAAIVARELGIRLIESVCIASYHDYKSQGETEVIKPIAQVVLDAAGPGGQGLLVIDDLVDTGSTAKVVRAMLPNAHFATVYAKPAGRPIIDTFITEVSQDTWIYFPWDMGLSFQPPIRDGVA, from the coding sequence ATGTCCGACGACCGCCAGAACAAGGCCTTCCCCGTTTCCTGGGACCAGTTCCACCGCGACGCCCGCGCGCTTGCCTGGCGGCTCGCCGCGGCCGGCCCCTTCGTCGGCATTGTCTGCATCACCCGCGGCGGCCTCGTGCCCGCCGCCATCGTGGCGCGCGAGCTGGGCATAAGGCTTATCGAGAGCGTCTGCATTGCGAGCTATCACGACTATAAGAGCCAGGGCGAGACCGAGGTCATCAAGCCCATCGCGCAGGTCGTGCTGGACGCGGCCGGGCCGGGCGGGCAGGGGCTGCTGGTGATCGACGATCTCGTCGATACAGGCTCCACCGCCAAGGTGGTGCGCGCCATGCTGCCCAACGCGCATTTCGCCACCGTCTATGCAAAGCCGGCAGGACGGCCGATCATCGACACCTTCATCACGGAAGTGAGCCAGGATACCTGGATCTATTTCCCGTGGGACATGGGGCTCAGCTTCCAGCCGCCGATCCGCGACGGCGTCGCCTGA
- a CDS encoding DoxX family protein, with translation MTPAIISTILRASATAFVARFLLVFMFLGSGINKLTDFAGAQAEMAHFGLNPPWLFAVLTILTQLGGGLLILLNRATWLGAGALAVFTALTIPIAHHFWSMEGPMAQVEFYFVMEHLSVLGGMLLVAILAERMRAA, from the coding sequence ATGACGCCGGCGATCATCTCCACCATCCTGCGTGCTTCCGCTACCGCATTCGTCGCTCGCTTCCTGCTGGTCTTCATGTTTCTCGGCAGTGGCATCAACAAGCTGACCGATTTCGCCGGCGCCCAGGCGGAGATGGCCCATTTCGGCCTGAATCCGCCTTGGCTGTTTGCGGTGCTGACCATCCTCACCCAGCTCGGCGGCGGGCTTCTCATCCTCCTCAACCGCGCCACCTGGCTCGGTGCGGGTGCGCTCGCCGTCTTCACCGCCCTCACCATTCCGATCGCGCATCATTTCTGGTCCATGGAAGGGCCGATGGCGCAGGTCGAGTTCTATTTCGTCATGGAGCATCTGTCGGTTCTCGGCGGCATGCTGCTCGTTGCTATCCTTGCCGAGCGGATGCGAGCCGCCTGA
- a CDS encoding formate--tetrahydrofolate ligase produces the protein MNTAVRTIDPNSDAAIAAGVEPRPIEEIGARLGVPDAALYRYGPHKAKIALGFAREAAAKADGRLILVTAINPTPAGEGKTTTTIGLGDALARAGKSVAIALREPSLGPVFGSKGGATGGGHAQIVPMQDINLHFTGDFHAITAAHNLLAAAIDNHIYWGNELDIDQRRISWRRVVDLNDRALRSVIVGLGGPGNGFPREDGFDITVASEVMAIFCLARSLEDLEERLGRMVVAQTRTRQPVTAGQLKITGAMTALLRDAFQPNLVQTLEATPALVHGGPFANIAHGCNSVIATRAALGLADYVVTEAGFGADLGAEKFLDIKCRQAGLTPRAVVIVATVRALKMHGGVAQKDLGPENVEAVSRGTGNLVRHIENMKAFGLPAVVAINRFTSDTPAEIAAIEAACNAVGASVHLCAHWAEGSAGALALAEEVVRLAEGPSAFRPLYESSVPLTEKIDTIARRIYRAGSVAIEPGALKKLAEFEAMGYGDLPICMAKTPYSFSADPTRRGTPEGFVLPIREVRLSAGAGFVVALAGEVMTMPGLPSRPAAENIFVDETGFIGGVF, from the coding sequence ATGAACACCGCCGTGCGCACGATCGACCCCAACAGCGATGCCGCCATCGCCGCCGGCGTCGAGCCGCGTCCGATCGAGGAGATCGGCGCCCGGCTCGGCGTGCCGGACGCGGCGCTCTACCGCTATGGCCCGCACAAGGCCAAGATCGCCCTTGGCTTCGCCCGCGAGGCGGCGGCCAAGGCGGATGGACGGCTGATCCTGGTGACGGCGATCAACCCGACGCCGGCGGGCGAGGGCAAGACCACCACGACGATCGGCCTTGGCGACGCGCTGGCGCGTGCCGGCAAGAGCGTCGCCATCGCGCTGCGCGAGCCAAGCCTCGGCCCGGTCTTCGGCTCGAAGGGGGGCGCGACGGGTGGCGGCCATGCGCAGATCGTGCCGATGCAGGACATCAACCTGCATTTCACCGGTGACTTCCACGCCATCACCGCCGCGCATAACCTGCTCGCGGCGGCCATCGACAACCACATCTACTGGGGCAATGAGCTCGACATCGACCAGCGCCGCATCAGCTGGCGCCGCGTGGTCGATCTCAACGACCGGGCGCTGCGCAGCGTCATCGTCGGCCTTGGCGGGCCGGGCAACGGCTTCCCGCGCGAGGATGGCTTCGACATCACCGTCGCCTCCGAAGTGATGGCCATCTTCTGCCTTGCCCGCTCGCTGGAAGACCTTGAGGAGCGGCTCGGCCGCATGGTGGTGGCGCAGACCCGCACCCGCCAGCCGGTCACCGCCGGTCAGCTGAAGATCACCGGCGCCATGACCGCGCTGCTGCGTGATGCCTTCCAGCCCAATCTCGTGCAGACGCTGGAGGCGACGCCCGCTCTCGTCCATGGCGGCCCCTTCGCCAATATTGCCCATGGCTGCAATTCGGTGATCGCGACCCGTGCCGCGCTGGGTCTGGCCGATTACGTGGTGACGGAAGCCGGCTTCGGCGCGGATCTCGGGGCGGAAAAATTCCTCGACATCAAGTGCCGCCAGGCCGGGCTCACGCCCCGCGCGGTGGTGATCGTGGCGACCGTGCGCGCGCTGAAGATGCATGGCGGCGTTGCCCAGAAGGATCTCGGGCCGGAGAATGTTGAGGCCGTCAGCCGCGGCACCGGCAATCTCGTGCGCCATATCGAGAACATGAAGGCCTTCGGCCTGCCGGCGGTGGTGGCCATCAACCGCTTCACCAGCGACACGCCGGCCGAGATCGCCGCCATTGAAGCGGCGTGCAACGCGGTTGGTGCGAGCGTGCATCTGTGCGCGCACTGGGCCGAGGGCTCGGCCGGCGCGCTGGCGCTGGCGGAGGAGGTGGTGCGCCTCGCCGAAGGGCCGTCCGCCTTCCGCCCGCTCTATGAGAGCAGCGTGCCGCTCACCGAGAAGATCGACACCATCGCCCGGCGCATCTACCGCGCCGGCTCGGTCGCCATCGAGCCCGGCGCGCTGAAGAAGCTCGCCGAGTTCGAGGCCATGGGCTATGGCGACCTGCCGATCTGCATGGCCAAGACGCCGTACAGCTTCTCGGCCGATCCCACGCGGCGCGGTACGCCGGAAGGCTTCGTGCTGCCGATCCGCGAGGTGCGCCTTTCTGCCGGCGCCGGCTTCGTCGTCGCCCTCGCCGGCGAGGTGATGACCATGCCGGGCCTGCCCTCGCGCCCGGCGGCGGAGAACATCTTCGTCGACGAGACCGGCTTCATCGGCGGGGTGTTCTGA
- a CDS encoding SDR family oxidoreductase — protein MTTPRIALVTGAGTGIGKAAALALAESGFEVVLTGRRTEPLEAVAATIAATSGKAHPIAADVADAASVRALFDEIARRFKRLDVLFNNAGGWSPGMPIEDIPLEDWQRVVTVNLTGVFLCTQAAIRLMKTQTPKGGRIINNGSISAHAPRPLTAPYTATKHAVTGLTKQVALEGRAHNIACGQIDIGNADTDMAVKMKTGILQPNGQIMVEPTFDPVHAGRAVAYMASLPLDANVLTMTIMATNAPFVGRG, from the coding sequence ATGACCACGCCCCGTATCGCCCTCGTCACCGGCGCCGGCACCGGCATCGGCAAGGCCGCCGCGCTCGCGCTCGCCGAATCCGGCTTTGAGGTTGTTCTGACCGGTCGCCGCACGGAACCGCTGGAGGCGGTTGCGGCGACCATTGCCGCCACCTCCGGGAAGGCTCACCCCATCGCCGCGGATGTGGCGGACGCGGCCTCGGTGCGCGCGCTGTTCGACGAGATTGCCCGCCGTTTCAAGCGCCTCGACGTGCTGTTCAACAATGCCGGCGGCTGGTCGCCGGGCATGCCGATCGAGGACATCCCGCTGGAGGACTGGCAGCGCGTGGTGACGGTCAACCTCACCGGCGTGTTTCTCTGCACCCAGGCCGCCATCCGCCTCATGAAGACGCAGACTCCCAAGGGCGGGCGCATCATCAACAATGGCTCGATCTCGGCGCACGCCCCGCGCCCGCTCACCGCGCCCTATACCGCCACCAAGCACGCGGTCACGGGCCTCACCAAGCAGGTCGCGCTGGAAGGCCGGGCGCACAACATCGCCTGCGGACAGATCGACATCGGCAATGCCGACACCGACATGGCGGTGAAGATGAAGACCGGCATTCTTCAGCCCAACGGCCAGATCATGGTCGAGCCGACCTTCGACCCGGTCCATGCCGGCCGCGCCGTTGCCTATATGGCCAGCCTGCCGCTCGACGCGAATGTGCTGACCATGACCATCATGGCCACCAACGCGCCGTTCGTCGGGCGGGGCTAG
- a CDS encoding LysE family translocator, translated as MPIETWLAFVAASAVLLVIPGPTILLVVSYALGQGRKVALPVATGVALGDFTAMTLSMLGLGALLATSATLFTVLKWIGALYLIWLGIKLWRAGGTPLIGEARSTDRPLGMLLHAWIVTALNPKSITFFVAFLPQFLDPARDFLTQMAIFETTFLVLAATNAFGYALVAGRLRGAIGTPRIVAAINRIGGTLLIGAGVATLAWRNAK; from the coding sequence ATGCCGATTGAAACATGGCTGGCCTTCGTCGCCGCCTCGGCGGTCCTTCTGGTCATTCCCGGACCGACGATCCTGCTTGTCGTCTCCTATGCGCTCGGCCAGGGCCGCAAGGTGGCGCTGCCGGTGGCGACCGGCGTCGCGCTCGGCGACTTCACTGCCATGACGCTTTCCATGCTTGGTCTTGGCGCGCTGCTCGCCACCTCGGCGACGCTGTTCACCGTGCTCAAATGGATCGGCGCGCTCTATCTCATCTGGCTCGGCATCAAGCTCTGGCGGGCGGGCGGCACGCCGCTCATCGGCGAAGCGCGCAGCACCGACCGGCCGCTCGGCATGTTGCTGCACGCCTGGATCGTCACCGCGCTGAACCCGAAGAGCATCACCTTCTTCGTGGCCTTCCTGCCGCAGTTCCTCGATCCCGCCCGCGACTTCCTCACCCAGATGGCGATCTTCGAGACCACTTTCCTCGTGCTCGCCGCCACCAATGCCTTCGGCTACGCGCTTGTTGCGGGCCGGTTGCGCGGCGCCATCGGCACGCCGCGCATCGTCGCCGCCATCAATCGGATCGGTGGCACTCTTCTGATCGGGGCGGGCGTTGCGACGCTCGCCTGGCGTAACGCGAAATAG
- a CDS encoding DUF2235 domain-containing protein, with product MSAKSTEPSADRTAIKRLPRRLILCLDGTWNDPNSEDITNIVRLRDMLQPGVTDGVEQRIYYDEGVGTGGSKLKRSFDGATGSGLDVNVRQAYRFLSQFYAPGDDIFIFGFSRGAFTARSLAGYIGASGLLKAENCTTQNEQTVWELYRTPPKDRYPADTVWLRTLTHDGVRIRGLGVFDTVGSLGIPGSVFRRNRERYEFHDTALSSIIDVSLHAVAIDEKRRWYPPALWQVPQHAGFTAVEQVWFPGVHSDIGGGYQAGGIGALTLAWMLKRLDALTPAGHGPVFRPGELEALQGEDSPDIHESRKSPLFFMDRDDPTYRVIAQQRPRGAGVRVAGLPPQARSIGEHIHLSALARLTDGKNEAGGAYDPPNLRAALEAFFAPTHTVLPRPKIALGFVGKQNRPLDWIGNAADFDELRAALPQTYRAELDKARNVWAAAVKTDKSSRTAAATPEAAAAKVQSATAETVR from the coding sequence ATGAGTGCGAAATCAACCGAGCCGTCGGCCGATCGAACAGCCATTAAGCGCCTGCCGCGCCGGCTCATCCTCTGCCTTGACGGCACCTGGAACGATCCCAACAGCGAGGACATCACCAACATCGTGCGGCTGCGCGACATGCTGCAGCCGGGCGTTACCGATGGCGTCGAGCAGCGCATCTATTATGACGAGGGCGTGGGCACCGGCGGAAGCAAGCTGAAGAGAAGCTTCGACGGCGCGACCGGCTCGGGCCTCGACGTCAATGTCCGCCAAGCCTACCGCTTCCTCAGCCAGTTCTACGCCCCCGGCGATGACATCTTCATTTTCGGCTTCTCGCGCGGTGCCTTCACCGCGCGCAGCCTTGCCGGCTATATCGGCGCGAGCGGGCTGCTCAAGGCCGAGAATTGCACGACGCAGAATGAACAGACGGTGTGGGAGCTCTACCGGACGCCGCCCAAGGACCGCTACCCGGCGGACACGGTATGGTTGCGCACGCTCACCCATGACGGCGTACGTATTCGCGGTCTCGGCGTTTTCGACACCGTGGGCTCGCTAGGTATCCCCGGAAGTGTCTTTCGGAGAAATCGCGAGCGCTACGAGTTTCACGACACGGCTCTATCCTCGATTATCGACGTGTCGCTGCATGCTGTGGCGATTGACGAGAAGCGGCGGTGGTACCCTCCCGCACTCTGGCAGGTGCCGCAGCATGCGGGATTCACGGCGGTCGAGCAGGTGTGGTTTCCGGGCGTGCATTCCGACATTGGCGGTGGCTATCAGGCCGGGGGTATCGGCGCTCTGACGTTGGCGTGGATGCTGAAACGGCTCGACGCGTTGACACCCGCGGGACATGGCCCCGTTTTTCGGCCGGGTGAGCTTGAGGCGTTGCAAGGCGAAGACAGCCCTGACATTCATGAGTCACGCAAGTCGCCATTATTTTTCATGGACCGCGACGATCCGACGTATCGCGTGATCGCCCAGCAACGCCCGCGTGGAGCCGGGGTGCGTGTCGCTGGCTTGCCGCCCCAGGCCCGCTCCATCGGTGAGCACATCCATCTCAGTGCGCTCGCCCGGCTGACCGACGGGAAAAACGAAGCGGGTGGCGCTTATGATCCGCCGAACCTGCGCGCCGCGCTGGAGGCGTTCTTCGCGCCGACCCACACGGTTCTGCCACGGCCAAAGATCGCGCTCGGCTTCGTCGGCAAGCAGAACCGCCCGCTCGACTGGATCGGCAATGCGGCCGATTTCGACGAATTGCGGGCGGCGCTGCCCCAGACGTATCGGGCGGAACTGGACAAGGCGCGCAACGTTTGGGCCGCGGCGGTGAAGACCGACAAGTCGTCCCGCACGGCAGCCGCAACGCCGGAGGCTGCGGCTGCCAAGGTGCAGAGCGCCACGGCGGAGACCGTTCGCTAG
- a CDS encoding competence/damage-inducible protein A, producing the protein MVGQAEAVTAGLLVIGDEILSGRTKDRNIGYIAEYLTALGIDLSEVRVVPDIEDEIVAALNALRSRYTYVFTTGGIGPTHDDITADAVAKAFGVTIDVDPRARAMLLERIPEADLNEARLRMARIPAGAALVPNPVSKAPGFWIGNVIVMAGVPTIMQAMLDEVAPKLTTGVRMLSQTVPAHAKEGDIGGPLKEVALAHPGVTIGSYPFMAEDGRPNTNLVVRSRDPDQLAAAVAAVEAMVAQVRAQLAASR; encoded by the coding sequence ATGGTCGGGCAGGCAGAGGCGGTGACGGCGGGGCTCCTGGTCATCGGCGACGAGATCCTCTCGGGGCGGACCAAGGACCGCAACATCGGCTATATCGCCGAGTACCTCACCGCTCTCGGCATCGACCTTTCCGAGGTCCGCGTCGTTCCCGACATCGAGGACGAGATCGTCGCCGCGCTCAACGCCCTGCGCTCCCGCTACACCTATGTGTTCACCACCGGCGGCATCGGGCCGACGCATGACGACATCACCGCCGACGCGGTGGCGAAGGCGTTTGGCGTCACCATCGACGTCGATCCGCGCGCCCGAGCCATGCTGCTGGAGCGCATTCCCGAGGCCGATCTCAACGAGGCGCGGCTGCGCATGGCGCGCATCCCGGCCGGCGCCGCGCTGGTGCCCAACCCGGTCTCCAAGGCGCCGGGCTTCTGGATCGGCAATGTCATCGTCATGGCCGGCGTGCCGACCATCATGCAGGCGATGCTCGACGAGGTGGCGCCGAAGCTCACCACCGGCGTGCGCATGCTCTCCCAGACCGTGCCGGCCCATGCCAAGGAAGGCGATATTGGCGGGCCGCTGAAGGAGGTGGCGCTGGCCCATCCGGGCGTCACCATTGGCAGTTACCCGTTCATGGCGGAGGACGGCCGGCCCAACACCAATCTGGTCGTGCGCTCGCGCGATCCCGACCAGCTCGCCGCCGCGGTGGCGGCGGTAGAGGCGATGGTGGCACAGGTGCGGGCGCAGCTCGCCGCTAGCCGCTAA
- a CDS encoding peptidase — translation MTYCCGLLVRDGLVMIADTRTNAGLDNISTFRKLHVFEEPGRHIMALATAGNLSISQAVISTLQEGLENPETGKKDTLTSVSSMFRATQLVGAAIRHVHRLYGEGLKESDIRFDVSFLFGGQVNGGRLRLFMIYAAGNFIECTADTPFLQIGEHKYGKPVLDRSITFETDLYDALKSGLISMDSTMRSNLGVGMPIDILVARRDGGQSELNYRIEPGEPYFHDLRERWSAALRAAHTSIPRPPYGRNR, via the coding sequence ATGACCTATTGCTGTGGTCTTCTGGTGCGTGACGGCCTCGTCATGATTGCCGACACCCGGACCAATGCCGGGCTCGACAACATCTCGACCTTCCGCAAGCTGCACGTCTTCGAGGAACCGGGCCGCCACATCATGGCACTGGCGACGGCGGGAAACCTGTCGATCTCGCAGGCCGTCATCAGCACCCTGCAGGAGGGGCTGGAAAACCCGGAGACCGGCAAGAAGGACACGCTGACCAGCGTCAGCAGCATGTTCCGCGCGACGCAGCTCGTCGGCGCAGCCATCCGGCACGTCCACCGGCTCTATGGCGAGGGCCTCAAGGAATCCGACATCCGCTTCGATGTCTCCTTCCTGTTCGGCGGGCAGGTGAATGGCGGGCGGCTGCGGCTGTTCATGATCTACGCGGCCGGCAATTTCATTGAATGCACCGCCGACACGCCGTTCCTGCAAATCGGCGAGCATAAATATGGCAAGCCGGTGCTGGACCGCTCCATCACCTTCGAGACCGACCTATATGACGCGCTGAAGTCGGGCCTCATCTCGATGGATTCGACCATGCGCTCCAATCTCGGGGTCGGCATGCCCATCGACATCCTCGTCGCGCGCCGCGATGGGGGGCAGTCGGAACTCAATTACCGGATCGAACCGGGCGAACCCTATTTCCACGATCTGCGCGAGCGCTGGTCGGCCGCGCTGCGCGCCGCGCACACCTCGATCCCTCGCCCGCCCTATGGGCGCAATCGCTAG
- a CDS encoding transglutaminase family protein: MRIHVKHATIYTYDPPANGAIQTLRLTPRNHDGQYVVSWRIDVSESCRLRAHEDAFGNLTHTFAVEGPISELRVIVEGEVETQDTAGVVRGVKERFPASLYMRETDLTVADPALRAFAEQAAAGIEDRIARLHALMEAIGAHMAFDPEPTQATTTAKEAFALKRGVCQDYAHIFIAGARHIGIPARYASGYIVTDGAAQSQTQGLAQLQGAAAQAGHGWAEAYVDGLGWVGFDPTNLQCPTEAYVRLAVGLDYLGAAPVRGNRYGGGEENLSVALTVDQSSRQIQG; encoded by the coding sequence ATGCGTATCCATGTGAAGCACGCCACCATCTACACCTACGATCCGCCGGCCAATGGCGCGATCCAGACGCTGCGCCTCACGCCGCGCAACCATGACGGGCAATATGTCGTCTCCTGGCGCATCGACGTGTCGGAGAGCTGCCGGCTGCGGGCGCATGAGGACGCGTTCGGCAACCTCACCCACACTTTCGCGGTGGAGGGGCCTATCTCCGAGCTGCGCGTGATCGTCGAGGGCGAGGTCGAGACGCAGGACACCGCCGGCGTCGTGCGCGGCGTGAAGGAGCGCTTCCCGGCTTCGCTCTATATGCGCGAGACCGACCTCACCGTCGCCGATCCGGCCCTGCGCGCCTTCGCCGAACAGGCCGCCGCCGGCATCGAGGACCGCATCGCCCGGCTGCACGCGCTGATGGAAGCGATCGGCGCTCACATGGCCTTTGATCCCGAGCCGACGCAGGCGACGACCACCGCCAAGGAAGCCTTCGCGCTGAAGCGCGGCGTGTGCCAGGATTACGCGCATATCTTCATTGCCGGGGCGCGCCATATCGGCATCCCCGCCCGCTATGCCAGCGGCTACATCGTCACCGACGGGGCCGCGCAGTCGCAGACGCAGGGCCTCGCCCAGCTCCAGGGCGCCGCCGCGCAGGCCGGCCATGGCTGGGCCGAAGCCTATGTGGATGGTCTGGGCTGGGTCGGGTTCGATCCGACCAATCTCCAGTGCCCGACCGAGGCCTATGTCCGCCTCGCCGTGGGTCTCGACTATCTCGGCGCCGCTCCGGTGCGCGGCAACCGCTATGGTGGCGGCGAGGAAAATCTCTCCGTCGCCCTCACCGTCGACCAGTCGAGCCGGCAGATTCAGGGCTGA
- a CDS encoding alpha-E domain-containing protein: MLSRTADNLYWLARYMERADCLARILDVTQRLAQLPAAYGGSTNEWRSALLTAGCADLFKQVHGDEATEQNVISFLAFAPENPSSIRNCFEIARTNARSVRTALTIEMWETINSAWLELKRYSTKSMTREELARFLSFVKETSLRFDGAAYRTMLRNDAFWFSRVGMYVERADNTARILDVKYHVLLPDSEHVGGPLDYFQWTSILRSVSALTSFHWVYRESVKPWLVADLLILNAQMPRSLTSCYQNITRYLDDIAAYYGRQGTAQRIARSTLTRLGNSRMEDVFQTGLHEYIDGFVVENNRLGSSVAEQYLL, translated from the coding sequence ATGCTTTCTCGCACAGCCGACAATCTCTACTGGCTCGCCCGCTACATGGAGCGCGCCGACTGCCTTGCCCGCATCCTCGATGTGACGCAGCGTCTGGCGCAGCTTCCCGCGGCCTATGGCGGCTCGACCAATGAGTGGCGCTCGGCGCTGCTCACCGCCGGCTGCGCCGACCTGTTCAAGCAGGTGCATGGCGACGAGGCGACGGAGCAGAACGTCATCTCCTTCCTCGCTTTCGCGCCGGAGAACCCCTCCTCCATCCGCAACTGCTTCGAGATCGCCCGCACCAATGCCCGCTCGGTGCGCACGGCGCTGACCATCGAGATGTGGGAGACCATCAACTCCGCCTGGCTGGAGCTGAAGCGCTATTCCACCAAGAGCATGACGCGCGAGGAGCTGGCCCGCTTCCTCTCCTTCGTGAAGGAGACCTCGCTGCGCTTCGACGGTGCCGCCTACCGCACCATGCTGCGCAACGACGCGTTCTGGTTCTCGCGCGTGGGCATGTATGTCGAGCGCGCGGACAACACCGCGCGCATCCTCGACGTGAAATATCATGTGCTGCTGCCGGACTCCGAGCATGTCGGCGGGCCGCTCGACTATTTCCAGTGGACCTCGATCCTGCGCTCGGTCTCGGCGCTGACGTCCTTCCACTGGGTGTACCGCGAGAGCGTGAAGCCCTGGCTGGTGGCGGATCTGTTGATCCTCAACGCGCAAATGCCGCGCTCGCTGACGAGCTGCTACCAGAACATCACGCGCTATCTCGACGACATCGCCGCCTATTACGGCCGGCAGGGCACGGCGCAGCGGATCGCCCGCTCCACCCTCACCCGGCTGGGCAACAGCCGGATGGAGGACGTTTTCCAGACCGGGCTGCACGAATACATCGACGGCTTCGTCGTCGAGAACAACCGTCTCGGTTCGAGCGTTGCCGAACAATATCTCCTGTAA
- a CDS encoding circularly permuted type 2 ATP-grasp protein, which translates to MSVAFDEMTNADGSIRAAYTTLARWLKDVPPDVLDYRRKEAEFIFRRIGITFAVYGDSDAQERLIPFDIIPRILTNGEWGRLSKGLEQRTKALNLYIKDVYSKRDILRAGVVPEDLVYQNPVFRPEMNGQKVPHDLYVHIAGIDVVRVDADTFYVLEDNARTPSGVSYMLENREIMMRLFPELFAENRVAPVENYTDELLATLKSLAPTTATSDPVVVVLTPGIYNSAYYEHSFLADKLGVELVEGRDLFVRNDVVYMRTTEGPRRVDVIYRRLDDDFLDPLAFRPDSALGVPGLMSAYNAGNVTLTNAVGTGVADDKAVYSYMPEIIRFYLGEEPLLKNVPTWRCREADHLNYVLDHLNELVVKEVHGSGGYGMLIGPRADKAQIELFRAKLKQDPTNFIAQPTLALSTCPTFVEEGIAPRHVDLRPFVLTGSDRTRIVPGGLTRVALEEGSLVVNSSQGGGTKDTWVLEES; encoded by the coding sequence ATGAGCGTCGCATTCGACGAGATGACCAATGCGGACGGCTCGATCCGCGCCGCCTACACCACCCTCGCACGCTGGCTGAAGGATGTGCCGCCAGACGTGCTCGACTACCGACGCAAGGAGGCCGAGTTCATCTTCCGACGCATCGGCATCACCTTCGCGGTGTATGGCGACAGCGACGCGCAGGAGCGGCTGATCCCCTTCGACATCATCCCGCGCATCCTCACCAATGGGGAATGGGGCCGGCTTTCCAAAGGGTTGGAGCAGCGCACCAAGGCGCTCAACCTCTACATCAAGGATGTCTACTCCAAGCGCGACATCCTGCGGGCCGGCGTGGTGCCGGAGGATCTGGTCTACCAGAACCCGGTGTTCCGCCCGGAGATGAACGGCCAGAAGGTGCCGCACGACCTTTATGTCCACATCGCCGGCATCGACGTGGTGCGCGTGGACGCCGACACCTTCTACGTGCTGGAAGACAATGCCCGCACCCCCTCCGGCGTCTCCTACATGCTGGAGAACCGCGAGATCATGATGCGGCTCTTCCCGGAGCTGTTCGCGGAGAACCGCGTCGCGCCGGTGGAGAACTACACGGACGAACTGCTCGCCACGCTCAAATCGCTCGCCCCGACCACAGCGACCAGCGATCCGGTGGTGGTGGTGCTGACGCCCGGCATCTACAATTCCGCCTATTACGAGCACTCCTTCCTCGCCGACAAGCTGGGCGTCGAACTGGTGGAGGGCCGCGACCTCTTCGTGCGCAACGATGTGGTCTATATGCGCACCACCGAGGGCCCGCGCCGGGTGGATGTGATCTATCGCCGCCTCGACGACGATTTCCTCGATCCCCTCGCCTTCCGGCCGGACAGCGCGCTCGGCGTGCCCGGATTGATGAGCGCCTATAATGCCGGCAATGTCACGCTGACCAATGCGGTCGGCACGGGCGTGGCCGACGACAAGGCGGTCTACAGCTACATGCCCGAGATCATCCGCTTCTATCTCGGCGAGGAGCCGCTGCTGAAGAACGTGCCGACCTGGCGCTGCCGCGAGGCGGATCACCTGAATTATGTGCTCGATCACCTGAACGAGCTGGTGGTGAAGGAAGTCCATGGCTCCGGCGGCTACGGCATGCTGATCGGCCCGCGCGCCGACAAGGCGCAGATCGAGCTGTTCCGTGCCAAGCTGAAGCAGGATCCCACCAACTTCATCGCCCAGCCGACGCTGGCGTTGTCCACCTGCCCGACCTTTGTCGAGGAAGGCATCGCGCCGCGCCATGTCGATCTGCGCCCCTTCGTGCTCACGGGCTCCGACCGCACCCGCATCGTGCCGGGCGGCCTCACCCGCGTCGCGCTCGAGGAAGGTTCGCTGGTGGTGAATTCGAGCCAGGGCGGCGGGACCAAGGACACCTGGGTGCTGGAGGAAAGCTGA